A DNA window from Guyparkeria halophila contains the following coding sequences:
- the infC gene encoding translation initiation factor IF-3, producing the protein MEGTNIAQQRGKGPAKSDDPRINDQITIREVRLVDENGEQVGVVDTDEARERAVTAGMDLVEVSPTAKPPVCKIMDFGKFKYQQSKKAAEAKKKQKHIEIKEVKFRPGTEDHDYQVKLRNATRFLEAGDKVKITLRFRGREMAHRDLGAELLSRIEEDLSNLATVEQKPRMEGRQATMVMAPRPTKT; encoded by the coding sequence TTGGAGGGTACGAACATCGCTCAACAACGCGGAAAGGGTCCAGCCAAAAGCGACGACCCACGGATCAACGACCAGATCACCATCCGGGAAGTCCGGCTCGTCGACGAAAACGGCGAGCAGGTGGGTGTTGTCGACACCGACGAGGCAAGGGAACGCGCCGTCACGGCCGGGATGGACCTGGTCGAGGTCTCGCCTACAGCCAAGCCGCCTGTCTGCAAGATCATGGACTTCGGCAAGTTCAAGTATCAGCAGAGCAAGAAGGCGGCCGAGGCCAAGAAGAAGCAGAAGCATATCGAGATCAAGGAGGTGAAATTCCGTCCCGGCACGGAAGATCACGACTACCAGGTCAAGCTGCGTAATGCGACTCGCTTCCTCGAGGCCGGCGACAAGGTGAAGATCACCCTGCGCTTCCGCGGTCGAGAGATGGCCCACCGGGACCTGGGTGCCGAATTGCTTTCTCGCATCGAGGAAGACCTGTCGAACCTGGCCACCGTCGAGCAAAAGCCTCGCATGGAAGGCCGACAGGCCACCATGGTGATGGCACCACGCCCGACCAAGACCTGA